One Suricata suricatta isolate VVHF042 chromosome X, meerkat_22Aug2017_6uvM2_HiC, whole genome shotgun sequence genomic region harbors:
- the FAM122B gene encoding protein FAM122B isoform X2 has translation MAQEKMELDFEMDTPDGGALRRSSSAPLIHGLSDLSQVFQPYTFRTRRNSTTIMSHQTMLLSSPNRVPSSRLHQIKREEGMDMMNRETAHEREVQTAMQISQSWDESLSLSDSDFEKPEKLYSPKRIDFTPVSPAPSPTRGFGKQCFSPSLQMFVSSSGLPPSPVPSPRRFSRRSQSPVKCIRPSVLGPLKRKGEMETESQPKRLFQGTTNMLSTEAAQLSDLSSCSAILDGSSSGSGLSSDSLAKGSATAEPPVACANPCSSFILMDDLSPK, from the exons ATGGCTCAGGAGAAAATGGAGCTGGACTTTGAGATGGACACACCTGATGGGGGCGCCCTGAGGAGATCGAGCAGCGCACCCCTGATCCATGGGCTCAG tgatctTTCACAGGTTTTCCAACCTTACACATTTAGAACTCGGAGGAATAGTACGACGATTATGAGCCATCAGACCATG TTGCTGTCCTCACCTAATCGGGTTCCTAGTAGCAGACTGCATCAGATCAAAAGG GAGGAAGGCATGGACATGATGAACCGAGAAACTGCTCATGAACG ggaAGTGCAGACAGCAATGCAGATAAGCCAGTCCTGGGACGAGAGCCTGAGCCTG AGTGATAGCGATTTTGAGAAGCCGGAGAAACTATACTCTCCTAAAAGGATTGACTTCACTCCGGTTTCTCCAGCACCGTCACCCACCAGAGGATTTGGAAAG CAATGTTTTTCGCCATCCTTACAAATGTTTGTGAGCAGCAGTGGGCTGCCACCAAGTCCCGTGCCTAGTCCCAGACGCTTTTCCAG GAGGAGTCAGAGTCCAGTCAAGTGCATTAGGCCCAGTGTTCTTGGCCCTCTTAAGAGAAAAG GtgaaatggagacagaaagccAGCCCAAGAGGCTCTTCCAAGGCACTACCAATATGCTGTCCACGGAGGCCGCACAACTGTCTGATCTCAGCTCAtg TTCAGCCATTTTGGATGGCAGTAGTAGCGGCAGTGGCTTGTCCTCAGACTCGCTGGCTAAAGGCAGCGCAACCGCAGAGCCTCCAGTAGCATGCGCCAATCCATGCTCCTCGTTCATCTTGATGGATGATCTCTCACCCAAGTGA
- the FAM122B gene encoding protein FAM122B isoform X3, which yields MAQEKMELDFEMDTPDGGALRRSSSAPLIHGLSDLSQVFQPYTFRTRRNSTTIMSHQTMEEGMDMMNRETAHEREVQTAMQISQSWDESLSLSDSDFEKPEKLYSPKRIDFTPVSPAPSPTRGFGKQCFSPSLQMFVSSSGLPPSPVPSPRRFSSRRSQSPVKCIRPSVLGPLKRKGEMETESQPKRLFQGTTNMLSTEAAQLSDLSSCSAILDGSSSGSGLSSDSLAKGSATAEPPVACANPCSSFILMDDLSPK from the exons ATGGCTCAGGAGAAAATGGAGCTGGACTTTGAGATGGACACACCTGATGGGGGCGCCCTGAGGAGATCGAGCAGCGCACCCCTGATCCATGGGCTCAG tgatctTTCACAGGTTTTCCAACCTTACACATTTAGAACTCGGAGGAATAGTACGACGATTATGAGCCATCAGACCATG GAGGAAGGCATGGACATGATGAACCGAGAAACTGCTCATGAACG ggaAGTGCAGACAGCAATGCAGATAAGCCAGTCCTGGGACGAGAGCCTGAGCCTG AGTGATAGCGATTTTGAGAAGCCGGAGAAACTATACTCTCCTAAAAGGATTGACTTCACTCCGGTTTCTCCAGCACCGTCACCCACCAGAGGATTTGGAAAG CAATGTTTTTCGCCATCCTTACAAATGTTTGTGAGCAGCAGTGGGCTGCCACCAAGTCCCGTGCCTAGTCCCAGACGCTTTTCCAG CAGGAGGAGTCAGAGTCCAGTCAAGTGCATTAGGCCCAGTGTTCTTGGCCCTCTTAAGAGAAAAG GtgaaatggagacagaaagccAGCCCAAGAGGCTCTTCCAAGGCACTACCAATATGCTGTCCACGGAGGCCGCACAACTGTCTGATCTCAGCTCAtg TTCAGCCATTTTGGATGGCAGTAGTAGCGGCAGTGGCTTGTCCTCAGACTCGCTGGCTAAAGGCAGCGCAACCGCAGAGCCTCCAGTAGCATGCGCCAATCCATGCTCCTCGTTCATCTTGATGGATGATCTCTCACCCAAGTGA
- the FAM122B gene encoding protein FAM122B isoform X4, with protein sequence MAQEKMELDFEMDTPDGGALRRSSSAPLIHGLSDLSQVFQPYTFRTRRNSTTIMSHQTMEEGMDMMNRETAHEREVQTAMQISQSWDESLSLSDSDFEKPEKLYSPKRIDFTPVSPAPSPTRGFGKQCFSPSLQMFVSSSGLPPSPVPSPRRFSRRSQSPVKCIRPSVLGPLKRKGEMETESQPKRLFQGTTNMLSTEAAQLSDLSSCSAILDGSSSGSGLSSDSLAKGSATAEPPVACANPCSSFILMDDLSPK encoded by the exons ATGGCTCAGGAGAAAATGGAGCTGGACTTTGAGATGGACACACCTGATGGGGGCGCCCTGAGGAGATCGAGCAGCGCACCCCTGATCCATGGGCTCAG tgatctTTCACAGGTTTTCCAACCTTACACATTTAGAACTCGGAGGAATAGTACGACGATTATGAGCCATCAGACCATG GAGGAAGGCATGGACATGATGAACCGAGAAACTGCTCATGAACG ggaAGTGCAGACAGCAATGCAGATAAGCCAGTCCTGGGACGAGAGCCTGAGCCTG AGTGATAGCGATTTTGAGAAGCCGGAGAAACTATACTCTCCTAAAAGGATTGACTTCACTCCGGTTTCTCCAGCACCGTCACCCACCAGAGGATTTGGAAAG CAATGTTTTTCGCCATCCTTACAAATGTTTGTGAGCAGCAGTGGGCTGCCACCAAGTCCCGTGCCTAGTCCCAGACGCTTTTCCAG GAGGAGTCAGAGTCCAGTCAAGTGCATTAGGCCCAGTGTTCTTGGCCCTCTTAAGAGAAAAG GtgaaatggagacagaaagccAGCCCAAGAGGCTCTTCCAAGGCACTACCAATATGCTGTCCACGGAGGCCGCACAACTGTCTGATCTCAGCTCAtg TTCAGCCATTTTGGATGGCAGTAGTAGCGGCAGTGGCTTGTCCTCAGACTCGCTGGCTAAAGGCAGCGCAACCGCAGAGCCTCCAGTAGCATGCGCCAATCCATGCTCCTCGTTCATCTTGATGGATGATCTCTCACCCAAGTGA
- the FAM122B gene encoding protein FAM122B isoform X8: MAQEKMELDFEMDTPDGGALRRSSSAPLIHGLSDLSQVFQPYTFRTRRNSTTIMSHQTMEEGMDMMNRETAHEREVQTAMQISQSWDESLSLSDSDFEKPEKLYSPKRIDFTPVSPAPSPTRGFGKQCFSPSLQMFVSSSGLPPSPVPSPRRFSRRSQSPVKCIRPSVLGPLKRKGEMETESQPKRLFQGTTNMLSTEAAQLSDLSSWWCYQGEEIPALTRCVEHLQMNE, from the exons ATGGCTCAGGAGAAAATGGAGCTGGACTTTGAGATGGACACACCTGATGGGGGCGCCCTGAGGAGATCGAGCAGCGCACCCCTGATCCATGGGCTCAG tgatctTTCACAGGTTTTCCAACCTTACACATTTAGAACTCGGAGGAATAGTACGACGATTATGAGCCATCAGACCATG GAGGAAGGCATGGACATGATGAACCGAGAAACTGCTCATGAACG ggaAGTGCAGACAGCAATGCAGATAAGCCAGTCCTGGGACGAGAGCCTGAGCCTG AGTGATAGCGATTTTGAGAAGCCGGAGAAACTATACTCTCCTAAAAGGATTGACTTCACTCCGGTTTCTCCAGCACCGTCACCCACCAGAGGATTTGGAAAG CAATGTTTTTCGCCATCCTTACAAATGTTTGTGAGCAGCAGTGGGCTGCCACCAAGTCCCGTGCCTAGTCCCAGACGCTTTTCCAG GAGGAGTCAGAGTCCAGTCAAGTGCATTAGGCCCAGTGTTCTTGGCCCTCTTAAGAGAAAAG GtgaaatggagacagaaagccAGCCCAAGAGGCTCTTCCAAGGCACTACCAATATGCTGTCCACGGAGGCCGCACAACTGTCTGATCTCAGCTCAtg GTGGTGTTATCAAGGAGAAGAAATTCCTGCCTTGACCAGATGTGTGGAGCAtctacaaatgaatgaatga
- the FAM122B gene encoding protein FAM122B isoform X6 translates to MAQEKMELDFEMDTPDGGALRRSSSAPLIHGLSDLSQVFQPYTFRTRRNSTTIMSHQTMLLSSPNRVPSSRLHQIKREEGMDMMNRETAHEREVQTAMQISQSWDESLSLSDSDFEKPEKLYSPKRIDFTPVSPAPSPTRGFGKQCFSPSLQMFVSSSGLPPSPVPSPRRFSRRSQSPVKCIRPSVLGPLKRKGEMETESQPKRLFQGTTNMLSTEAAQLSDLSSWWCYQGEEIPALTRCVEHLQMNE, encoded by the exons ATGGCTCAGGAGAAAATGGAGCTGGACTTTGAGATGGACACACCTGATGGGGGCGCCCTGAGGAGATCGAGCAGCGCACCCCTGATCCATGGGCTCAG tgatctTTCACAGGTTTTCCAACCTTACACATTTAGAACTCGGAGGAATAGTACGACGATTATGAGCCATCAGACCATG TTGCTGTCCTCACCTAATCGGGTTCCTAGTAGCAGACTGCATCAGATCAAAAGG GAGGAAGGCATGGACATGATGAACCGAGAAACTGCTCATGAACG ggaAGTGCAGACAGCAATGCAGATAAGCCAGTCCTGGGACGAGAGCCTGAGCCTG AGTGATAGCGATTTTGAGAAGCCGGAGAAACTATACTCTCCTAAAAGGATTGACTTCACTCCGGTTTCTCCAGCACCGTCACCCACCAGAGGATTTGGAAAG CAATGTTTTTCGCCATCCTTACAAATGTTTGTGAGCAGCAGTGGGCTGCCACCAAGTCCCGTGCCTAGTCCCAGACGCTTTTCCAG GAGGAGTCAGAGTCCAGTCAAGTGCATTAGGCCCAGTGTTCTTGGCCCTCTTAAGAGAAAAG GtgaaatggagacagaaagccAGCCCAAGAGGCTCTTCCAAGGCACTACCAATATGCTGTCCACGGAGGCCGCACAACTGTCTGATCTCAGCTCAtg GTGGTGTTATCAAGGAGAAGAAATTCCTGCCTTGACCAGATGTGTGGAGCAtctacaaatgaatgaatga
- the FAM122B gene encoding protein FAM122B isoform X5, which yields MAQEKMELDFEMDTPDGGALRRSSSAPLIHGLSDLSQVFQPYTFRTRRNSTTIMSHQTMLLSSPNRVPSSRLHQIKREEGMDMMNRETAHEREVQTAMQISQSWDESLSLSDSDFEKPEKLYSPKRIDFTPVSPAPSPTRGFGKQCFSPSLQMFVSSSGLPPSPVPSPRRFSSRRSQSPVKCIRPSVLGPLKRKGEMETESQPKRLFQGTTNMLSTEAAQLSDLSSWWCYQGEEIPALTRCVEHLQMNE from the exons ATGGCTCAGGAGAAAATGGAGCTGGACTTTGAGATGGACACACCTGATGGGGGCGCCCTGAGGAGATCGAGCAGCGCACCCCTGATCCATGGGCTCAG tgatctTTCACAGGTTTTCCAACCTTACACATTTAGAACTCGGAGGAATAGTACGACGATTATGAGCCATCAGACCATG TTGCTGTCCTCACCTAATCGGGTTCCTAGTAGCAGACTGCATCAGATCAAAAGG GAGGAAGGCATGGACATGATGAACCGAGAAACTGCTCATGAACG ggaAGTGCAGACAGCAATGCAGATAAGCCAGTCCTGGGACGAGAGCCTGAGCCTG AGTGATAGCGATTTTGAGAAGCCGGAGAAACTATACTCTCCTAAAAGGATTGACTTCACTCCGGTTTCTCCAGCACCGTCACCCACCAGAGGATTTGGAAAG CAATGTTTTTCGCCATCCTTACAAATGTTTGTGAGCAGCAGTGGGCTGCCACCAAGTCCCGTGCCTAGTCCCAGACGCTTTTCCAG CAGGAGGAGTCAGAGTCCAGTCAAGTGCATTAGGCCCAGTGTTCTTGGCCCTCTTAAGAGAAAAG GtgaaatggagacagaaagccAGCCCAAGAGGCTCTTCCAAGGCACTACCAATATGCTGTCCACGGAGGCCGCACAACTGTCTGATCTCAGCTCAtg GTGGTGTTATCAAGGAGAAGAAATTCCTGCCTTGACCAGATGTGTGGAGCAtctacaaatgaatgaatga
- the FAM122B gene encoding protein FAM122B isoform X7 yields MAQEKMELDFEMDTPDGGALRRSSSAPLIHGLSDLSQVFQPYTFRTRRNSTTIMSHQTMEEGMDMMNRETAHEREVQTAMQISQSWDESLSLSDSDFEKPEKLYSPKRIDFTPVSPAPSPTRGFGKQCFSPSLQMFVSSSGLPPSPVPSPRRFSSRRSQSPVKCIRPSVLGPLKRKGEMETESQPKRLFQGTTNMLSTEAAQLSDLSSWWCYQGEEIPALTRCVEHLQMNE; encoded by the exons ATGGCTCAGGAGAAAATGGAGCTGGACTTTGAGATGGACACACCTGATGGGGGCGCCCTGAGGAGATCGAGCAGCGCACCCCTGATCCATGGGCTCAG tgatctTTCACAGGTTTTCCAACCTTACACATTTAGAACTCGGAGGAATAGTACGACGATTATGAGCCATCAGACCATG GAGGAAGGCATGGACATGATGAACCGAGAAACTGCTCATGAACG ggaAGTGCAGACAGCAATGCAGATAAGCCAGTCCTGGGACGAGAGCCTGAGCCTG AGTGATAGCGATTTTGAGAAGCCGGAGAAACTATACTCTCCTAAAAGGATTGACTTCACTCCGGTTTCTCCAGCACCGTCACCCACCAGAGGATTTGGAAAG CAATGTTTTTCGCCATCCTTACAAATGTTTGTGAGCAGCAGTGGGCTGCCACCAAGTCCCGTGCCTAGTCCCAGACGCTTTTCCAG CAGGAGGAGTCAGAGTCCAGTCAAGTGCATTAGGCCCAGTGTTCTTGGCCCTCTTAAGAGAAAAG GtgaaatggagacagaaagccAGCCCAAGAGGCTCTTCCAAGGCACTACCAATATGCTGTCCACGGAGGCCGCACAACTGTCTGATCTCAGCTCAtg GTGGTGTTATCAAGGAGAAGAAATTCCTGCCTTGACCAGATGTGTGGAGCAtctacaaatgaatgaatga
- the FAM122B gene encoding protein FAM122B isoform X1 produces MAQEKMELDFEMDTPDGGALRRSSSAPLIHGLSDLSQVFQPYTFRTRRNSTTIMSHQTMLLSSPNRVPSSRLHQIKREEGMDMMNRETAHEREVQTAMQISQSWDESLSLSDSDFEKPEKLYSPKRIDFTPVSPAPSPTRGFGKQCFSPSLQMFVSSSGLPPSPVPSPRRFSSRRSQSPVKCIRPSVLGPLKRKGEMETESQPKRLFQGTTNMLSTEAAQLSDLSSCSAILDGSSSGSGLSSDSLAKGSATAEPPVACANPCSSFILMDDLSPK; encoded by the exons ATGGCTCAGGAGAAAATGGAGCTGGACTTTGAGATGGACACACCTGATGGGGGCGCCCTGAGGAGATCGAGCAGCGCACCCCTGATCCATGGGCTCAG tgatctTTCACAGGTTTTCCAACCTTACACATTTAGAACTCGGAGGAATAGTACGACGATTATGAGCCATCAGACCATG TTGCTGTCCTCACCTAATCGGGTTCCTAGTAGCAGACTGCATCAGATCAAAAGG GAGGAAGGCATGGACATGATGAACCGAGAAACTGCTCATGAACG ggaAGTGCAGACAGCAATGCAGATAAGCCAGTCCTGGGACGAGAGCCTGAGCCTG AGTGATAGCGATTTTGAGAAGCCGGAGAAACTATACTCTCCTAAAAGGATTGACTTCACTCCGGTTTCTCCAGCACCGTCACCCACCAGAGGATTTGGAAAG CAATGTTTTTCGCCATCCTTACAAATGTTTGTGAGCAGCAGTGGGCTGCCACCAAGTCCCGTGCCTAGTCCCAGACGCTTTTCCAG CAGGAGGAGTCAGAGTCCAGTCAAGTGCATTAGGCCCAGTGTTCTTGGCCCTCTTAAGAGAAAAG GtgaaatggagacagaaagccAGCCCAAGAGGCTCTTCCAAGGCACTACCAATATGCTGTCCACGGAGGCCGCACAACTGTCTGATCTCAGCTCAtg TTCAGCCATTTTGGATGGCAGTAGTAGCGGCAGTGGCTTGTCCTCAGACTCGCTGGCTAAAGGCAGCGCAACCGCAGAGCCTCCAGTAGCATGCGCCAATCCATGCTCCTCGTTCATCTTGATGGATGATCTCTCACCCAAGTGA